Proteins encoded by one window of Girardinichthys multiradiatus isolate DD_20200921_A chromosome 14, DD_fGirMul_XY1, whole genome shotgun sequence:
- the oxa1l gene encoding mitochondrial inner membrane protein OXA1L, whose product MTSVCLLPPNMAAIRRGVTPSCLARCFLRQTGKPSRGSSALPNIENQLLLQSSSLHTLFGCGGPFSRSQISRRHRGKFLWVSSVAVRHNSSQIPPGDGSIPPPVLESSAASLPADSVPVLTHTAFQQIPAESVSVAASVADSSASLLTPDPSSPVLTQSVMEQVADVAPVAADILQAVAAEPRLAELGLAGYTPVGLIQSLLEFFHMDLGLPWWGAIVVGTVLARLAVFPVIVKGQREAAKLNNVLPEMTKLTNRMNEAKQSGNKYEFAKAYSDLNLFQKKNDVNPLRGFLVPLVQAPVFISFFIALRKMAYLPVPSLQTGGALWFTDLSAADPFYILPLVVTGTMFFILELGAESGFDNPNLRAMKTVFRIMPLIILPLTINFPTAVFTYWLTSNCFSLGQVALLRHPAVRRRFMIPERIKHPASAMPQSDGLIESMKKGWKNAQLAHQLEERERRIKNHLDIAAKGPLRQTFTHNPLQQTPGSAAASAKQKEAGVKAKPWKNTIG is encoded by the exons atgacgagt GTCTGTCTCCTCCCTCCCAACATGGCTGCCATCAGGAGAGGGGTGACTCCGAGCTGCTTAGCAAGATGTTTTCTGAGACAGACTGGAAAACCGAGCCGAGGCAGCTCTGCTCTTCCAAACATTGAGAACCAA CTGTTGCTCCAGAGCTCCAGCCTGCACACACTGTTTGGCTGCGGCGGTCCTTTCAGCAGGTCTCAGATCAGCCGCAGGCACCGTGGAAAGTTCCTCTGGGTCAGCTCTGTGGCCGTTAGACACAACAGCTCACAG ATCCCACCTGGTGATGGATCGATACCTCCTCCTGTCCTGGAGTCCTCCGCAGCATCTCTGCCTGCGGACTCGGTCCCCGTCCTCACACACACAGCCTTCCAACAG ATCCCAGCTGAAAGCGTTTCAGTGGCAGCCTCGGTAGCGGACAGTTCTGCCTCTCTTTTGACCCCTGACCCCTCCTCGCCTGTTCTAACGCAGTCGGTCATGGAGCAGGTGGCTGATGTTGCTCCTGTTGCAGCAGACATCCTACAGGCTGTGGCTGCAGAGCCCAGGCTGGCAGAACTGGGACTGGCCGGCTACACTCCAGTGGGTCTGATCCAGAGCCTGTTAGAGTTCTTCCACATGGATCTGGGCCTGCCCTGGTGGGGAGCTATAGTCGTAG GAACGGTTCTGGCCCGTTTGGCTGTGTTTCCCGTCATAGTGAAGGGTCAGAGAGAGGCGGCTAAACTGAACAACGTCCTGCCTGAGATGACCAAACTAACCAACAGAATGAACGAGGCCAAGCAGAGCGGAAATAAATATGAAT TTGCCAAAGCGTACTCTGATCTGAACCTGTTCCAGAAGAAAAATGACGTGAATCCTCTACGAGGCTTCCTGGTTCCTTTGGTCCAG GCACCAGTCTTCATCTCGTTCTTCATCGCTCTGAGGAAGATGGCGTATTTGCCCGTGCCCAGCTTACAGACGGGAGGTGCGCTCTGGTTCACCGACCTGAGTGCAGCAGATCCTTTTTATATCCTTCCGTTAGTTGTCACTGGGACCATGTTCTTCATCCTGGAG CTTGGTGCCGAGTCCGGTTTCGACAACCCAAATCTGCGAGCCATGAAGACAGTTTTCAGAATCATGCCTTTAATCATCCTCCCTCTCACCATCAATTTCCCCACG GCGGTGTTTACCTACTGGCTGACCTCCAACTGCTTCTCCTTGGGTCAAGTGGCTCTGCTCAGGCATCCTGCAGTCAGACGGAGGTTTATGATCCCGGAGAGGATCAAACACCCGGCCTCAGCGATGCCTCAGAGCGATGGACTTATTGAGAGTATGAAGAAAG GATGGAAGAACGCTCAGCTAGCTCACCAGCTGGAAGAGAGGGAGAGAAGAATAAAGAATCACCTGGACATCGCTGCTAAAG GTCCACTGAGGCAGACGTTTACCCACAATCCTCTGCAGCAGACGCCTGGGAGTGCCGCAGCATCAGCTAAACAAAAGGAAGCTGGAGTCAAAGCGAAGCCGTGGAAGAACACGATTGGATGA